TAGTCCTCCAGGCGCGCGACATAGCCGTTCTTGTTGAGCCGGATGGTGAACCATGTGGGCAGGCCCTGAATGTTGGACGGGAAGATGTTCTTCCCGTTGATCGGTATGCCCATACGAAACAGCGACCGCAGAATCACGGTGTTGGCCGTCTGGCTACCGGAGCCGTTGACGGTGGCGATCATGATTTGGAAGTCGTTGATGACCGGCTCTCGCTCGGTCATGAGCGATTCCAAAGGGGAGCTTTGAATGTTGCCCATCGATCCTTACTCCTAAACCTTATCTGTTTGCTTCTGCCCGGTGCAAAAACCGCGCGGTGCTTCCCGCGCGGGCTGGTTACTCGAAGATGCGGTGACCAATCGATGGCCTATCAGGAATCGGCATTTGCTCCTTGTCGGGTGTGTAACGCAGCAGGCCCATATGTTCTTCCAATGCGCGTCGGCCCCCTTCAAAATCGCCCCGCGCCACACAGTCCGCCATCAACTGGTGGTAATCCCACACCTGCCGGTGATAGGCCAGCTCCGCGTAGAGCGACACGCCAAACGCTTGGTACACGGCCCAGTAGGCTTCGAGCAGCCCCTGGACAAACGGGTTTTCCAAATGCTTAAAGAACATCAAGTGAAAACTGCGGTGTTCCTCGAACGGCACAACAGCCGGGTGCAGGTTGAGCTTATCACAGGCGCGCGCCACCAGTCCCCGCAGCGCGGCGATGTCGTCGGGCGTCAATTGGGGGACCGCCTGGTGCCAGAAGCCAAGCTCGATGCTCTTGCGGAGCAGGGTGAAGTCGTGGAAGTAGCTGCGATCGAGGGCGACGGCATAGAGCACGCTGAGCGTGGCCGCCGGACCAAAGGAGAATTCCTGGACCTGGGTGCCGGTGCGCGGCTTGACCTGGACCAGTCCCAGCGTGCGGGCAACTTCGAGGTCTTCGCGGAGCTTGCTGACGCTCACGCCCAGTTCGCGGCTCAGTTCGGTGATCGTCGGCAGCCGGTCACCGGGCTGGGCCTGATGCTCCACAATGTAGCGCAAAATATCGGAGTTTAGGGCCGTCACAGAGCGCCTACTTCCTTATATGCTACAAATGATCTGATCAATCAGATTAATGTGATTAATCAGAGGTTACATAATGACATTATAGCGCAATGCGCTCCCGGCGCAAGCGCTTTTTTGTGCATAGGTGTGGAGTTAATGCAGGGGCTTTGTGCTAATCGCCTTTGGGGGTCTGCCACGCGCGATATTTGGTGTCGTCCGAGGAACCGCTCGTGCCGGAATCTGTGCCATTCGACGACGGCTCGGCGGCCTTCGGCTCGGTCGCGGCCTGGGCCGGCGTCTTGGACGAGCCGGCAGGCGGCGTGTCCAGCATACGCGCGGTTTCGGACATCAAACGGGTCGGGGAAGACACCGAGCGCAGCTCACGGGCACTGCGGCCCAGCTCGCGCGTGACG
This window of the Aggregatilinea lenta genome carries:
- a CDS encoding FadR/GntR family transcriptional regulator, whose protein sequence is MTALNSDILRYIVEHQAQPGDRLPTITELSRELGVSVSKLREDLEVARTLGLVQVKPRTGTQVQEFSFGPAATLSVLYAVALDRSYFHDFTLLRKSIELGFWHQAVPQLTPDDIAALRGLVARACDKLNLHPAVVPFEEHRSFHLMFFKHLENPFVQGLLEAYWAVYQAFGVSLYAELAYHRQVWDYHQLMADCVARGDFEGGRRALEEHMGLLRYTPDKEQMPIPDRPSIGHRIFE
- a CDS encoding twin-arginine translocase TatA/TatE family subunit gives rise to the protein MDGIFGVGLPEMVIIALVMFVIGGPENTAKWAREAGRILRKVRKAWDDMMAEVENELGPDGKELMDVTRELGRSARELRSVSSPTRLMSETARMLDTPPAGSSKTPAQAATEPKAAEPSSNGTDSGTSGSSDDTKYRAWQTPKGD